The nucleotide window CTGGGTAACCATTCTTTTGGACATGTTCGACCATCTTTTTAATAGGAAGTGTCGTGAAATATCCATCGGGCCCATCATCAAAGATTTTTTCACCGTTTGGACGGTGACCTTCGTTGTCTTCTGGTCCGTCGTTACAGTTGATGGCAATTCGTTCAGGGGTGAAATGACGACGGTTTCCAGCTAATCCTAAGGCCACAACAACGTCAGGTTCAACGTCCTTGATCATTTTTAATATCTCATCTCCAGATCTTTTAAAATCCACTGGTAAAATGCGACTTTCCACAACGTAGCCATTTAATTCTTCACCATTTAATCTCTCTGCGATTTCCATAGTAGGGTTAGTTTTGAATGATAAGAAAGGTTCGAATCCTGTCAGTAATATTTTTTTCATAAGTCTTAAATTACTCCTTTGATTATTTAGTATCTGTCGGTCTTGCAATGGTTTGATAGTTTCCTAAATTTGCATAGTTTGGTCCGGCTAATCTTGCTACCGGATTGAGTGCTTCAGCAATGATTTTTCCGTCTTCATAAACGGCTTCATCAAAATGATAACAGAGGACTTCGCCTATAAGAAGGTCATTTGAATAAACTCCATCTTTACCAAGTGGAATGGACTGACTCAAGCGACATTCCATACGAATTTTAGGTTCTTTCAGTGATGGTACAGTAACTTTCTCACTGTCTATCGAAGTCAAATTCACTTTATCTACTTCACTGATACCATCTTCATATGGTGCGGCTGTTTGATTCATCTCATGTAATATTGTTTCATCTACAATATGGACGACGAACTCTTTATTTTTCAAAATGTTCCTTGATGTATGTTTAGCCATTTTTCCATCGACTCGACCTACAGAAAAAGCAATCATTGGTGGTTCAGCACTGACTACATTAAAAAAGCTGAAGGGTGCAGCATTCAATGTCCCTTCCGAATCCATGGAGGTTACAAATGCTATTGGCCGGGGGATAACACTACCACTAAGTAATTTATAGTTTTCTTTTTTATTCAAGGAAGCAGCATTGATTGAAATCATATGAATCACCCTTCTATAAATGTTTTATGAAACGTTCTGGCGCATCAAGAAAATCTTTCATCACTCGGACGTGTTCCACTTCTTCGAAGGCGACTTCTTCCATGGAACCTTCTACAATCTGATAAATAGCTGCATTGGGCATTGCCATAATCATGGGCGAATGAGTCGCTATGATAAACTGTGAACCTTGCTCTACCATCTCTTTAATAAGTGAAATTAGTGAAAGTTGTTTTAAAGGAGAGAGTGGGGTTTCAGGCTCATCAAGTACATATAACCCTTTTCCTTTCATTCTGGCTTGGAATAAAGATAAGAAACTTTCCCCGTGTGATTGATATTCTAGTCCATCTCCATATAAGTTTTTAAGTTCCCCTAAATTCCTAGCATAAGGCAACGCTTCTAAGCTATTCGGATCTCGAGCTTTTATTTCACGATAATCTTTTTCTAAATCTTGACGAGTCTCCCTTGTCTTTTTCATGAATGAGGTAAAATCTTCAGATCTGAAGAAGAAGCCATCTTTAGACTTGAAGCTCCAAGATAACTGAAGATGTGGGGCTAATTTTCTAGCAGCATCAAATGTATCGTCTATATCCATAGTTTCTCCACTTACCAGGATGTGATTAGATTGGTAGGCGATAGCTTCCAACAATGTTGATTTTCCTGAACCATTATCTCCAACGAAAATTGTTACTGGTTTCTGTAAGCCAATAGACTTAAATTCTTTAATCACTGGCAACTGAAAAGGGAAGCCATTTGATGGCATGGTCGCTTTTTTCTTGATTTCTTTTAATAACATCTTTTGCACCTTCCTGACCTTCATTTATATATTATCAGAATAGCCAGAAGGATGAAAAAAATTGCCTTAAGTATATGATGAATTGTGGTAGAATGATTGTAAAAGATTGGTTGACTAGCAGGGGGGAAGAGATGTGAATGAAGAACACGATTCGAGAATCAGTCAATTAAAACATAGGAAGACGCTCCTTTTAACAAAACTAGGGGAATCAATATATCACGAGTATAGATTAGGAAACGTGTACAGTGATGAGCTGAAACATTTTGGTGATCAGCTACAAACAATTGATAAGCAAATTTATAAAACGTTAGAAGAGCAAAATTCATCTGTAAGGCGTGAACACATCGAA belongs to Halalkalibacillus sediminis and includes:
- a CDS encoding flavin reductase family protein; translated protein: MISINAASLNKKENYKLLSGSVIPRPIAFVTSMDSEGTLNAAPFSFFNVVSAEPPMIAFSVGRVDGKMAKHTSRNILKNKEFVVHIVDETILHEMNQTAAPYEDGISEVDKVNLTSIDSEKVTVPSLKEPKIRMECRLSQSIPLGKDGVYSNDLLIGEVLCYHFDEAVYEDGKIIAEALNPVARLAGPNYANLGNYQTIARPTDTK
- the pcp gene encoding pyroglutamyl-peptidase I, yielding MKKILLTGFEPFLSFKTNPTMEIAERLNGEELNGYVVESRILPVDFKRSGDEILKMIKDVEPDVVVALGLAGNRRHFTPERIAINCNDGPEDNEGHRPNGEKIFDDGPDGYFTTLPIKKMVEHVQKNGYPASISNSAGTYLCNHVMYQALHHEAVSDLNYIAGFIHLPPSHEIAQQQPQLSSWSQDDLTESVKLSLEVIATSDE
- a CDS encoding AAA family ATPase translates to MLLKEIKKKATMPSNGFPFQLPVIKEFKSIGLQKPVTIFVGDNGSGKSTLLEAIAYQSNHILVSGETMDIDDTFDAARKLAPHLQLSWSFKSKDGFFFRSEDFTSFMKKTRETRQDLEKDYREIKARDPNSLEALPYARNLGELKNLYGDGLEYQSHGESFLSLFQARMKGKGLYVLDEPETPLSPLKQLSLISLIKEMVEQGSQFIIATHSPMIMAMPNAAIYQIVEGSMEEVAFEEVEHVRVMKDFLDAPERFIKHL
- a CDS encoding zinc ribbon domain-containing protein gives rise to the protein MNEEHDSRISQLKHRKTLLLTKLGESIYHEYRLGNVYSDELKHFGDQLQTIDKQIYKTLEEQNSSVRREHIECDCGHLLDSDDYFCPKCGKKAPIKESKTEPSCDNCNTELYGRANFCHVCGSRQVNEKRYAR